One Streptomyces sp. L2 genomic window carries:
- the thrC gene encoding threonine synthase produces MAAQTVADSSTSAPASTSAVDLGPAAALSCRECGHRVPLGPLFACEECFGPLEIAYDFSAYDTEELRARIEAGPANIWRYAPLLPVPADVADKPNINPGWTKLVKADNLAAELGVTGGLYVKDDSGNPTHSFKDRVVAQALEAARAFGFTTLSCSSTGNLAGAVGAAAARAGFRSCVFIPHDLEQGKVVMAAIYGGDLVGIEGNYDDVNRFCSELIGDPAGEGWGFVNVNLRPYYAEGSKTLAYEICEQLGWQLPDQLVVPIASGSQLTKIDKGLQELIKLGLVEDKPYKIFGAQAEGCSPVSTAYKAGHDVVRPQKPNTIAKSLAIGNPADGPYVLDIARRTGGAVEDVTDEEVVDAIKLLARTEGIFAETAGGVTVGVTRKLLKEGLLDPTKTTVVLNTGDGLKTLDAVAGTGLTATIRPNLDSFREAGLA; encoded by the coding sequence ATGGCTGCGCAGACAGTTGCAGACTCCAGCACCTCCGCCCCCGCCTCGACGTCCGCCGTCGACCTCGGTCCCGCCGCGGCCCTGAGCTGTCGCGAGTGCGGTCACCGCGTCCCGCTCGGCCCCCTCTTCGCCTGCGAGGAGTGTTTCGGCCCGCTGGAGATCGCGTACGACTTCTCCGCCTACGACACCGAGGAACTCCGCGCACGCATCGAGGCCGGCCCCGCGAACATCTGGCGGTACGCCCCGCTGCTGCCCGTCCCCGCCGACGTGGCCGACAAGCCGAACATCAACCCCGGCTGGACCAAGCTCGTCAAGGCCGACAACCTCGCCGCGGAGCTCGGCGTCACCGGCGGTCTGTACGTCAAGGACGACTCCGGCAACCCGACGCACTCCTTCAAGGACCGCGTCGTCGCCCAGGCCCTGGAGGCCGCGCGCGCCTTCGGCTTCACCACCCTGTCCTGCTCCTCCACCGGCAACCTCGCCGGCGCGGTCGGCGCCGCCGCCGCGCGGGCCGGCTTCCGCTCCTGCGTGTTCATCCCGCACGACCTGGAGCAGGGCAAGGTCGTCATGGCCGCGATCTACGGCGGCGACCTCGTCGGCATCGAGGGCAACTACGACGACGTGAACCGCTTCTGCTCCGAGCTGATCGGCGACCCGGCCGGCGAGGGCTGGGGCTTCGTCAACGTCAACCTGCGGCCGTACTACGCGGAGGGCTCCAAGACCCTGGCGTACGAGATCTGCGAGCAGCTCGGCTGGCAGCTCCCGGACCAGCTCGTGGTGCCCATCGCGTCCGGCTCCCAGCTCACGAAGATCGACAAGGGTCTCCAGGAACTGATCAAGCTGGGCCTGGTCGAGGACAAGCCGTACAAGATCTTCGGCGCGCAGGCCGAGGGCTGCTCGCCGGTGTCGACCGCGTACAAGGCGGGGCACGACGTCGTACGGCCGCAGAAGCCGAACACGATCGCCAAGTCGCTGGCCATCGGCAACCCGGCCGACGGACCGTACGTCCTCGACATCGCGCGCCGCACCGGCGGGGCCGTGGAGGACGTGACCGACGAGGAAGTCGTCGACGCGATCAAGCTGCTGGCCCGCACGGAGGGCATCTTCGCGGAGACGGCGGGCGGCGTGACCGTCGGCGTCACCCGCAAGCTGCTCAAGGAGGGCCTGCTGGACCCGACGAAGACCACGGTCGTCCTCAACACGGGCGACGGCCTCAAGACCCTGGACGCGGTGGCCGGGACCGGCCTCACCGCCACCATCCGCCCGAACCTGGACTCCTTCCGAGAGGCTGGCCTCGCATGA
- a CDS encoding MoaD/ThiS family protein encodes MSVTVRIPTILRTYTGGQAEVAAEGATLSEVIEDLEKHHTGIAARVLDDQGKLRRFVNVYVNDDDVRFEQGLQTATPDGAGVSIIPAVAGG; translated from the coding sequence ATGAGCGTGACCGTTCGCATCCCCACCATTCTGCGTACCTACACCGGCGGGCAGGCCGAGGTCGCCGCCGAGGGCGCGACGCTGTCCGAGGTCATCGAGGACCTGGAGAAGCACCACACCGGGATCGCCGCCCGCGTGCTGGACGACCAGGGCAAGCTGCGCCGGTTCGTCAACGTGTACGTCAACGACGACGACGTCCGCTTCGAGCAGGGCCTGCAGACGGCCACCCCCGACGGCGCCGGCGTCTCCATCATTCCGGCCGTCGCCGGCGGCTGA
- a CDS encoding cold-shock protein produces the protein MAQGTVKWFNAEKGYGFIAVDGGADVFVHYSAIQMDGYRSLEEGQRVEFEISQGQKGPQADMVRVTA, from the coding sequence ATGGCTCAGGGCACCGTCAAATGGTTCAACGCGGAGAAGGGGTACGGCTTCATCGCGGTCGACGGTGGTGCGGACGTCTTCGTCCACTACAGCGCCATTCAGATGGACGGCTACCGCAGCCTTGAAGAGGGCCAGCGGGTCGAGTTCGAGATCTCGCAGGGCCAGAAGGGCCCGCAGGCCGACATGGTTCGCGTCACCGCCTGA
- the groL gene encoding chaperonin GroEL (60 kDa chaperone family; promotes refolding of misfolded polypeptides especially under stressful conditions; forms two stacked rings of heptamers to form a barrel-shaped 14mer; ends can be capped by GroES; misfolded proteins enter the barrel where they are refolded when GroES binds), translating to MAKIIAFDEEARRGLERGMNQLADAVKVTLGPKGRNVVLEKKWGAPTITNDGVSIAKEIELEDPYEKIGAELVKEVAKKTDDVAGDGTTTATVLAQALVKEGLRNVAAGANPMALKRGIEKAVEAVSAALLEQAKDVETKEQIASTASISAADTQIGELIAEAMDKVGKEGVITVEESNTFGLELELTEGMRFDKGYISAYFATDMERMEASLEDPYILIANSKIGSVKDLLPLLEKVMQSGKPLLIIAEDVEGEALSTLVVNKIRGTFKSVAVKAPGFGDRRKAMLGDIAILTGGEVISEEVGLKLENATLDLLGRARKVVITKDETTIVDGAGSSDQVNGRVNQIRAEIENSDSDYDREKLQERLAKLAGGVAVIKAGAATEVELKERKHRIEDAVRNAKAAVEEGIVAGGGVALLQASQVFEKLELDGDEATGAQAVKLALEAPLKQIAVNAGLEGGVVVEKVRNLTPGHGLNAATGEYVDLVAEGIIDPAKVTRSALQNAASIAALFLTTEAVIADKPEKAAAPAGGGMPGGDMDF from the coding sequence ATGGCCAAGATCATCGCGTTCGACGAGGAGGCGCGGCGCGGCCTTGAGCGCGGTATGAACCAGCTCGCCGACGCCGTCAAGGTCACCCTCGGCCCCAAGGGCCGCAACGTCGTCCTTGAGAAGAAGTGGGGCGCCCCCACGATCACCAACGATGGTGTGTCCATCGCCAAGGAGATCGAGCTGGAGGACCCGTACGAGAAGATCGGCGCCGAGCTCGTCAAGGAAGTCGCCAAGAAGACGGACGACGTCGCCGGTGACGGTACGACGACCGCGACGGTGCTCGCCCAGGCCCTGGTCAAGGAGGGTCTGCGCAACGTAGCCGCCGGCGCCAACCCGATGGCCCTCAAGCGGGGCATCGAGAAGGCCGTCGAGGCCGTCTCCGCCGCCCTGCTGGAGCAGGCGAAGGACGTCGAGACCAAGGAGCAGATCGCCTCCACCGCGTCCATCTCCGCCGCCGACACCCAGATCGGCGAGCTGATCGCCGAGGCGATGGACAAGGTCGGCAAGGAAGGCGTCATCACCGTCGAGGAGAGCAACACCTTCGGTCTGGAGCTTGAGCTCACCGAGGGCATGCGCTTCGACAAGGGCTACATCTCCGCCTACTTCGCGACCGACATGGAGCGTATGGAGGCCTCGCTGGAGGACCCCTACATCCTCATCGCGAACTCCAAGATCGGCTCCGTCAAGGACCTGCTCCCGCTCCTGGAGAAGGTCATGCAGTCGGGCAAGCCGCTGCTGATCATCGCCGAGGACGTCGAGGGCGAGGCCCTGTCGACCCTGGTCGTCAACAAGATCCGCGGCACCTTCAAGTCCGTCGCCGTCAAGGCCCCGGGCTTCGGCGACCGCCGCAAGGCCATGCTCGGCGACATCGCCATCCTCACGGGCGGCGAGGTCATCTCCGAGGAGGTCGGCCTCAAGCTGGAGAACGCGACCCTGGACCTCCTGGGCCGCGCCCGCAAGGTCGTCATCACCAAGGACGAGACCACCATCGTCGACGGTGCCGGTTCCTCGGACCAGGTCAACGGCCGCGTGAACCAGATCCGCGCCGAGATCGAGAACAGCGACTCGGACTACGACCGCGAGAAGCTGCAGGAGCGCCTGGCGAAGCTCGCCGGCGGTGTCGCGGTCATCAAGGCCGGCGCCGCCACCGAGGTGGAGCTCAAGGAGCGCAAGCACCGCATCGAGGACGCCGTCCGCAACGCGAAGGCCGCCGTCGAGGAGGGCATCGTCGCCGGTGGTGGCGTGGCCCTGCTGCAGGCTTCCCAGGTCTTCGAGAAGCTGGAGCTCGACGGTGACGAGGCGACCGGCGCTCAGGCCGTGAAGCTCGCGCTGGAGGCCCCGCTGAAGCAGATCGCCGTCAACGCCGGCCTTGAGGGCGGCGTCGTGGTGGAGAAGGTCCGCAACCTCACCCCGGGTCACGGCCTCAACGCCGCGACCGGTGAGTACGTCGACCTGGTCGCCGAGGGCATCATCGACCCGGCGAAGGTGACGCGTTCCGCTCTGCAGAACGCCGCGTCCATCGCCGCGCTGTTCCTCACCACCGAGGCCGTCATCGCCGACAAGCCGGAGAAGGCCGCGGCGCCGGCCGGCGGCGGCATGCCGGGCGGTGACATGGACTTCTGA
- a CDS encoding NADH:flavin oxidoreductase, with protein sequence MRYKQPRSQGALPVTVTPIASRAAAILSRPITLGGLTVPNRIVMAPMTRMFSPGGVPGEDVVSYYARRAAAGVGLIVTEGTYVGHDSAGQSSRVPRFHGEDQLAGWAKVAEAVHAGGGTIVPQLWHIGMVRKEGQPPFAEAPAVGPSGLRIGEDEATGKAMTQADLDAVIGAFAEAAAAAERIGFDGVELHGAHGYLLDQFLWAGTNRRTDAYGGDPVARTRFAAEIVAAVREAVSPDFPVLFRYSQWKQEAYDARLAETPEELEAILTPLAAAGVDAFHASTRRYWLPEFDDSDLNLAGWTKKITGKPTITVGSVGLNGDFIKAFQGQGAELGSLDNLLDRLERDEFDMVAVGRALLQDPEWAAKVLADRFDELKPYDAAALQTLS encoded by the coding sequence ATGCGGTATAAGCAGCCCCGTTCCCAAGGAGCCCTCCCCGTGACCGTCACCCCCATCGCCTCCCGAGCGGCAGCGATCCTCTCCCGCCCGATCACCCTCGGCGGCCTCACCGTCCCCAACCGGATCGTGATGGCCCCGATGACCCGCATGTTCTCCCCGGGCGGCGTCCCCGGTGAGGACGTCGTGTCGTACTACGCCCGCCGCGCCGCCGCCGGGGTCGGCCTGATCGTCACCGAGGGCACGTACGTCGGGCACGACTCGGCGGGCCAGAGCAGCCGCGTCCCGCGGTTCCACGGGGAGGACCAGCTGGCGGGCTGGGCGAAGGTCGCCGAGGCGGTGCACGCGGGGGGCGGCACGATCGTCCCGCAGCTGTGGCACATCGGCATGGTCCGCAAGGAGGGCCAGCCGCCCTTCGCCGAGGCACCCGCCGTCGGCCCGTCCGGGCTGCGCATCGGTGAGGACGAGGCCACCGGCAAGGCGATGACCCAGGCCGACCTGGACGCCGTCATCGGCGCGTTCGCCGAGGCCGCGGCCGCCGCCGAGCGCATCGGCTTCGACGGCGTCGAGCTGCACGGCGCCCACGGCTACCTGCTCGACCAGTTCCTGTGGGCCGGCACCAACCGCCGTACCGACGCCTACGGCGGCGACCCCGTGGCCCGTACCCGGTTCGCCGCGGAGATCGTCGCGGCCGTCCGCGAGGCCGTCTCCCCCGACTTCCCGGTCCTCTTCCGCTACTCGCAGTGGAAGCAGGAGGCCTACGACGCCCGTCTCGCCGAGACCCCCGAGGAGCTGGAGGCCATCCTGACCCCGCTCGCGGCGGCCGGCGTCGACGCCTTCCACGCCTCCACCCGCCGCTACTGGCTCCCCGAGTTCGACGACTCCGACCTCAACCTGGCCGGCTGGACGAAGAAGATCACCGGCAAGCCCACCATCACCGTCGGCTCGGTCGGTCTCAACGGCGACTTCATCAAGGCGTTCCAGGGGCAGGGCGCCGAGCTGGGCAGCCTGGACAATCTGCTGGACCGCCTGGAGCGCGACGAGTTCGACATGGTCGCCGTCGGCCGCGCCCTGCTCCAGGACCCGGAGTGGGCGGCGAAGGTCCTCGCGGACCGCTTCGACGAGCTGAAGCCGTACGACGCGGCGGCGCTGCAGACGCTGAGCTGA
- a CDS encoding Uma2 family endonuclease — MTHDTADRPQMSVEDFEELVRRAPSELRNRLEFLGGRLYIRHGPLDVDEFEELEASAPETVRLEYINGKVEVKAVPDGNHREILIWLQEQCMQHRPDLRVYPESGVKAEAYCKGRARTDGAVARKGHFTGHGEWSATDGILMAVEITSHDRDTDKRDRVEKPVGYATAGIPLYLLIDRDNRRVTVFSEPKDGRYQQAPSYPWSTPVDLPEPLGFTLDTQELKEYAD, encoded by the coding sequence ATGACCCATGACACCGCTGATCGCCCCCAGATGTCCGTCGAGGACTTCGAAGAACTCGTCCGCAGGGCTCCGAGCGAGCTGCGCAACCGGCTGGAGTTCCTCGGCGGTCGGCTGTACATCCGGCACGGGCCGCTCGACGTCGACGAGTTCGAGGAGCTGGAGGCCAGCGCCCCGGAAACCGTGCGGCTGGAGTACATCAACGGAAAAGTCGAGGTCAAGGCAGTGCCGGACGGCAACCATCGGGAGATCCTCATCTGGCTCCAGGAGCAGTGCATGCAGCACCGGCCCGATCTGCGCGTCTACCCGGAGTCCGGGGTCAAGGCGGAGGCCTACTGCAAGGGCCGAGCCCGCACGGACGGAGCCGTCGCGCGCAAGGGACATTTCACCGGGCACGGCGAGTGGTCGGCTACCGACGGCATCCTGATGGCTGTGGAGATCACCTCCCACGACCGGGACACGGACAAGCGTGACCGCGTGGAAAAGCCCGTCGGCTATGCGACGGCCGGTATCCCCCTCTACCTCCTCATCGACCGCGACAACCGCAGGGTCACGGTGTTCAGCGAGCCGAAGGACGGCCGGTACCAGCAGGCTCCCTCCTACCCTTGGAGTACCCCCGTGGATCTGCCCGAGCCGCTGGGCTTCACCCTGGACACCCAGGAACTCAAGGAGTACGCGGACTGA
- a CDS encoding class I SAM-dependent methyltransferase, whose protein sequence is MTTTLPDRLLNALSRFNADHPWDHNAHYHPWLLRQLPRRFGPALDVGCGGGDLVRALAGRAEEVHGIDADAEILGRARELTSDSAPVTYTPADAGRGLPVGPYDVITCVAVLHHLPFAGTLARFREELAPGGTVVVVGCARAESPLDHVLGLVAIPLNAATGWLKNRGRAGARPVSMTARVREPGMGFAEIAAEARRVLPGVRLRRRLFWRYTLVWRAPERAQVSPRC, encoded by the coding sequence GTGACGACGACTCTCCCGGACCGCCTCCTGAACGCCCTCAGCCGGTTCAACGCGGACCATCCGTGGGACCACAACGCGCACTATCACCCCTGGCTGCTACGGCAGTTGCCCCGCCGCTTCGGCCCGGCGCTGGACGTGGGGTGTGGGGGCGGTGACCTGGTCCGGGCGCTGGCTGGGCGGGCCGAGGAGGTGCACGGGATCGATGCGGACGCCGAAATCCTCGGGCGGGCCAGGGAGTTGACGTCCGACTCGGCCCCCGTCACCTACACGCCGGCCGACGCGGGCCGGGGGCTGCCCGTCGGACCGTACGACGTCATCACCTGTGTCGCCGTACTCCACCACCTCCCCTTCGCCGGCACCCTCGCCCGGTTCCGGGAGGAATTGGCTCCCGGTGGCACGGTGGTGGTCGTCGGCTGTGCCCGGGCCGAGAGTCCCCTCGATCATGTCCTGGGGCTCGTCGCCATACCGCTCAACGCGGCGACGGGGTGGCTGAAGAACCGGGGGCGGGCCGGGGCGCGGCCGGTCTCCATGACCGCTCGCGTGCGTGAGCCCGGAATGGGCTTCGCCGAGATCGCCGCCGAGGCCCGTCGGGTGCTGCCCGGTGTCCGGCTTCGGCGGCGGCTCTTCTGGCGCTACACGCTGGTGTGGCGGGCGCCGGAGCGGGCGCAGGTCAGCCCGCGCTGTTGA
- the murQ gene encoding N-acetylmuramic acid 6-phosphate etherase, with protein MTSHDLRSELASLTTEAFRPELAGIDQLPTLDLARLMNGEDAGVPAAVAAQLPRIAAAIDAIAERMARGGRLIYAGAGTAGRLGVLDASECPPTFNADPGQVVGLIAGGAEAMVTSVEGAEDSPALARADLDALKTAPADTVVGISASGRTPYAIGAVEHARALGALTVGLACNEGSALAAAADHGIEVVVGPELLTGSTRLKSGTAQKLVLNMLSTITMIRLGKTYGNLMVDVRASNDKLRARSHRIVSLATGASDEDIEKALTETGGEVKNAILAILADVDATTAARLLEESDGHLRAALAGAGAAG; from the coding sequence ATGACGTCGCATGATCTCCGGTCCGAGTTGGCATCCCTGACCACCGAGGCGTTCCGGCCCGAGCTCGCCGGGATCGACCAGTTGCCCACCCTCGACCTGGCGCGCCTCATGAACGGTGAGGACGCGGGCGTGCCGGCCGCCGTGGCCGCGCAGTTGCCGCGCATCGCCGCCGCGATCGACGCCATCGCCGAGCGTATGGCGCGCGGCGGCCGGCTGATCTACGCCGGTGCCGGCACGGCGGGCCGCCTCGGCGTCCTCGACGCCTCCGAGTGCCCGCCCACGTTCAACGCCGACCCCGGCCAGGTCGTCGGACTGATCGCGGGCGGGGCGGAGGCGATGGTCACCTCGGTCGAGGGCGCCGAGGACTCCCCCGCGCTGGCCCGCGCCGACCTGGACGCGCTGAAGACGGCCCCGGCCGACACGGTGGTCGGCATCTCCGCCTCCGGGCGCACCCCGTACGCGATCGGCGCCGTGGAGCACGCCCGCGCGCTGGGCGCCCTGACCGTCGGCCTGGCCTGCAACGAGGGCAGCGCGCTCGCGGCAGCCGCCGACCACGGGATCGAGGTCGTCGTCGGCCCCGAACTGCTCACCGGCTCCACCCGGCTGAAGTCGGGCACGGCGCAGAAGCTGGTGCTGAACATGCTGTCGACGATCACGATGATCCGGCTGGGCAAGACGTACGGGAACCTGATGGTCGACGTCCGCGCCTCCAACGACAAGCTGCGCGCCCGCTCCCACCGCATCGTCTCGCTGGCCACGGGGGCCTCCGACGAGGACATCGAGAAGGCGCTCACCGAGACGGGCGGCGAGGTGAAGAACGCGATCCTCGCGATCCTGGCCGACGTGGACGCGACGACGGCCGCCCGCCTCCTGGAGGAGTCCGACGGCCATTTGCGCGCGGCGCTGGCGGGGGCGGGGGCAGCCGGCTGA
- a CDS encoding MurR/RpiR family transcriptional regulator: MTQDVKEIFGTALGAKVRTLAPSMTRSMQRVAEAVAGDPAGCAALTVTGLAELTGTSEATVVRTARILGYPGYRDLRLALAGLAAQQQSGRAPAITTDIAVDDPIADVVAKLAYEEQQTLADTAANLDTGQLGAAVTALAGARRTDVYGIGASGLVAQDLTQKLLRIGLIAHAHSDPHLAVTNAVQLRSGDVAIAITHSGSTGDVIEPLRVAFEHGATTIAITGRPDSPVTQYADHVLTTSTSRETELRPAAMSSRTSQLLVVDCLFVGVAQRTYESAAPALAASYEALAHRHRSSGSR; the protein is encoded by the coding sequence GTGACCCAGGACGTGAAGGAAATTTTCGGAACCGCCCTCGGTGCCAAGGTGCGCACCCTCGCTCCCTCCATGACCCGGTCCATGCAGCGCGTCGCCGAGGCCGTCGCGGGCGATCCGGCCGGCTGCGCCGCTCTCACCGTCACCGGACTCGCGGAGCTCACCGGCACGAGCGAGGCCACGGTCGTCCGCACCGCGCGGATCCTCGGCTACCCCGGCTACCGCGACCTGCGCCTCGCCCTCGCCGGCCTGGCCGCGCAGCAGCAGTCCGGGCGGGCGCCCGCGATCACGACGGACATCGCGGTGGACGATCCCATCGCCGACGTCGTCGCCAAGCTCGCCTACGAGGAGCAGCAGACCCTCGCCGACACCGCCGCCAACCTCGACACCGGCCAGCTCGGCGCGGCCGTCACCGCGCTGGCCGGGGCGCGGCGGACGGACGTGTACGGCATCGGGGCGTCCGGGCTGGTCGCCCAGGACCTCACCCAGAAGCTGCTGCGGATAGGGCTCATAGCCCACGCGCACAGCGATCCGCACCTCGCCGTCACCAACGCGGTGCAGTTGCGCTCGGGTGACGTGGCGATCGCGATCACCCACTCCGGGTCGACGGGTGACGTGATCGAACCGCTGCGGGTCGCCTTCGAGCACGGCGCGACGACCATCGCCATCACCGGCCGGCCCGACTCGCCCGTCACGCAGTACGCCGACCACGTGCTGACCACGTCCACCTCCCGGGAGACCGAGCTGCGACCGGCCGCGATGTCCTCCCGGACCAGCCAACTCCTGGTGGTGGACTGCCTGTTCGTGGGGGTGGCGCAGCGGACGTACGAGAGCGCGGCGCCCGCCCTGGCGGCGTCCTACGAGGCACTGGCCCACCGGCACCGCAGCAGCGGAAGCAGATAG
- a CDS encoding DUF4031 domain-containing protein, whose amino-acid sequence MTIYVDPPAWPGHGRMWSHLVSDASYDELHLFAEALSVPRRAFERDHYDLPAHRYADAVAAGAVEVSSREVVRLLWGAGLRRRKGSGSGTTGSP is encoded by the coding sequence ATGACGATATACGTCGACCCGCCCGCCTGGCCGGGCCACGGGCGCATGTGGTCGCACCTGGTGAGCGACGCGTCGTACGACGAACTGCACCTGTTCGCCGAGGCGTTGAGCGTGCCCCGCCGGGCGTTCGAGCGCGACCACTACGACCTCCCCGCGCACCGGTACGCGGACGCGGTGGCCGCCGGCGCGGTGGAGGTCAGCAGCCGCGAGGTGGTACGGCTGCTGTGGGGGGCGGGGCTGCGGCGCCGTAAGGGGTCCGGTTCCGGGACGACCGGCTCCCCCTGA
- a CDS encoding DUF2690 domain-containing protein, protein MSDRNLPASRPEPGDGAGLHTELGTLKQRSGLSYARISALTHYSKSSWERWINGKQFPPRDAVESFARAARADAGPLLDLWDRADRARGTGGNEPDERNTERPGDTTPAATPDAGPAATPVTVPLDSPATGPEGGPETGPDGEPGADPGARPDGVPGAGPRPAPRTGRRWSSPPLIAAAVASCAVLTATGVAIAHYSSNDPDKGRATAANLATGSPASAHTDPVGCTHAGCTGKDPMTMGCSRDGQTLALIRNGKMVIELRYSRECGATWGRITYTKPKAVVDVNNSSGVSEASPVHWGNDVYSPMAELSGHQTSWACGTQPDGKSRTCTVHSPVPAGH, encoded by the coding sequence TTGAGCGACAGAAACCTCCCCGCATCCAGACCTGAGCCTGGCGACGGTGCCGGGCTGCACACGGAACTGGGCACGCTGAAGCAGCGGTCCGGGCTCAGCTACGCCCGGATCAGCGCACTCACCCACTACTCAAAGTCCTCCTGGGAACGCTGGATCAACGGCAAGCAGTTCCCGCCCCGTGACGCCGTGGAGAGCTTCGCCCGCGCCGCGCGCGCGGACGCCGGGCCCCTGCTGGACCTGTGGGACCGGGCCGACCGGGCGCGGGGCACGGGCGGCAACGAGCCGGACGAGCGGAACACGGAGCGGCCCGGCGACACAACGCCCGCCGCCACGCCCGATGCCGGCCCCGCCGCCACACCCGTCACCGTCCCCCTGGACTCACCCGCCACCGGACCCGAGGGCGGGCCCGAAACCGGCCCCGACGGCGAGCCCGGTGCCGACCCCGGTGCCCGCCCCGACGGCGTACCCGGCGCCGGCCCGCGGCCCGCGCCCCGGACGGGACGTCGATGGTCCTCGCCGCCCCTGATCGCGGCGGCGGTCGCGTCCTGCGCCGTCCTGACGGCCACCGGTGTCGCGATCGCGCACTACTCCTCGAACGACCCGGACAAGGGCAGGGCCACCGCCGCGAACCTGGCCACCGGGAGCCCCGCTTCCGCGCACACCGACCCGGTCGGCTGCACGCACGCCGGCTGCACGGGCAAGGACCCGATGACCATGGGGTGCTCCCGGGACGGTCAGACGCTCGCCCTGATCCGCAACGGCAAGATGGTGATCGAACTCCGGTACAGCAGGGAGTGCGGCGCCACCTGGGGGCGGATCACCTACACCAAGCCCAAGGCCGTCGTCGATGTGAACAACTCCAGCGGTGTCAGCGAGGCGAGCCCCGTGCACTGGGGCAACGACGTCTACTCCCCGATGGCCGAACTCAGCGGGCACCAGACGTCCTGGGCCTGCGGCACCCAGCCGGACGGCAAGAGCCGGACGTGCACCGTGCACAGCCCGGTCCCCGCCGGGCACTGA
- a CDS encoding peptidoglycan-binding domain-containing protein yields the protein MRIKFAAAAAGLLLVTGLGAGIGGATSASALSWGNYCSSYTLSEPQVSYGDTGDAVKAVQCALNRSVRNANLAEDGIFGKQTRSMVVKFQGCAGLDKDGIVGPKTWRQLDVWSDWDTRANWIC from the coding sequence ATGCGTATCAAGTTCGCGGCCGCCGCCGCGGGGCTCCTGCTGGTCACCGGCCTCGGCGCCGGGATCGGCGGCGCGACCAGCGCCTCCGCGCTCTCCTGGGGCAACTACTGCAGCAGCTACACCCTCAGTGAGCCCCAGGTGAGCTACGGCGACACCGGTGACGCGGTCAAGGCCGTGCAGTGCGCGCTGAACCGCAGCGTGAGGAACGCGAACCTCGCCGAGGACGGCATCTTCGGCAAGCAGACCCGCAGCATGGTCGTCAAGTTCCAGGGCTGCGCCGGCCTCGACAAGGACGGCATCGTCGGCCCCAAGACGTGGCGGCAGCTGGACGTCTGGAGCGACTGGGACACCAGGGCCAACTGGATCTGCTGA